A window from Candidatus Bathyarchaeota archaeon encodes these proteins:
- a CDS encoding DUF2817 domain-containing protein yields MKIRMILLEKRGKLILILTDSKQDDFCKNLKILYPHRVYVLDVTKKRYDIELLRKYDSIITFLREGENVKKINYETIKNYAKDGHDVIMCLYEYAYYNKLKFNKEYTGKVKPMIKILFENDITNGFHKSDLIYWYGNIGGGINDPNSDQLIQRQILDVKESDRVKVIASSTINKGAVIIEEKIEKGRIIAIDLISPNEAIEWDFKGSANKYVILGNILSGSVRYGKYYQRKLSYEEFIGAMKKLCRKYKHLWIEEEGVSSDGSKIYSINAGIQTKPMFLFVATLHGWEWENAYGLLTFAEYIGEHPDDERIRLNDYFIKIIPIANPYGYKNNTRHNANGVDLNRNFNYKWEEFKMQHPRQDVAQPWDYDWKGYSPASEPETKILQRIIDSHEIACVVDFHSASSTVLAKPERPDNAILDLVYAEVVRNLKDRYIRVVWGTPGKHIQLTIDYLTTLNEDPELINYAANRGLAFLVETIGNRDETHGLVMHTDLVVEICLATLKVISQEMLKKT; encoded by the coding sequence AGAGGCAAGTTAATACTCATATTGACAGATAGTAAACAAGATGATTTTTGTAAAAACCTTAAAATTCTCTATCCACATAGAGTTTATGTACTAGACGTGACTAAAAAGAGGTATGATATAGAACTATTACGTAAGTATGACTCTATTATAACTTTCTTACGTGAGGGTGAAAATGTTAAAAAGATTAACTATGAGACCATAAAGAACTATGCGAAAGATGGGCATGATGTCATAATGTGCCTCTACGAATATGCTTATTACAATAAGTTGAAGTTCAATAAGGAGTACACTGGAAAAGTGAAGCCGATGATCAAGATACTTTTTGAAAATGATATAACAAATGGTTTTCATAAATCTGATCTTATTTATTGGTATGGGAACATAGGAGGTGGGATAAATGATCCAAACTCAGATCAGCTTATTCAAAGACAAATATTGGATGTTAAGGAAAGTGATAGGGTGAAGGTAATAGCTAGCTCTACAATAAATAAGGGTGCAGTCATAATTGAGGAAAAAATTGAGAAAGGAAGAATAATAGCAATAGACCTCATATCGCCGAATGAGGCTATAGAATGGGACTTCAAGGGGAGCGCTAATAAGTATGTCATACTAGGAAACATATTGAGTGGAAGTGTTAGATATGGTAAGTATTATCAAAGAAAGCTATCTTATGAAGAGTTTATTGGAGCGATGAAGAAGTTGTGTAGAAAATATAAGCATTTATGGATAGAAGAAGAAGGTGTATCGAGCGATGGAAGCAAAATTTATAGTATAAATGCTGGGATACAAACAAAACCGATGTTTTTATTCGTAGCAACGCTTCATGGTTGGGAGTGGGAAAATGCGTATGGACTTTTAACTTTTGCGGAATATATAGGGGAACACCCTGATGATGAAAGAATAAGGTTAAACGATTACTTCATTAAGATAATTCCAATAGCCAATCCTTACGGTTATAAGAATAATACACGCCACAACGCTAATGGGGTAGACTTAAACCGCAATTTTAATTATAAGTGGGAAGAATTTAAAATGCAGCATCCACGTCAAGATGTGGCGCAACCTTGGGACTATGATTGGAAAGGATATTCTCCTGCTTCAGAGCCGGAGACCAAGATACTTCAGAGAATAATAGATTCACATGAAATAGCGTGTGTTGTAGATTTTCACTCGGCATCGTCAACTGTACTTGCGAAACCTGAAAGACCTGACAACGCGATCTTAGACCTAGTATATGCAGAAGTGGTTCGTAATTTGAAAGACAGATATATTAGAGTCGTGTGGGGTACACCGGGAAAGCATATTCAGCTAACAATTGATTACTTGACGACGTTAAATGAGGACCCGGAATTAATAAACTATGCAGCTAATAGAGGATTAGCTTTCTTAGTAGAGACAATTGGAAACAGAGATGAAACACACGGGCTAGTTATGCACACCGACCTAGTCGTCGAGATATGCCTGGCAACCCTCAAAGTAATTAGTCAAGAGATGCTTAAGAAAACTTAA